In a single window of the Canis lupus dingo isolate Sandy chromosome 18, ASM325472v2, whole genome shotgun sequence genome:
- the HARBI1 gene encoding putative nuclease HARBI1, with the protein MAIPITVLDCDLLLYGRGHRTLDRFKLDDVTDEYLMSMYGFPRQFIYYLVELLGASLSRPTQRSRAISPETQILAALGFYTSGSFQTRMGDAIGISQASMSRCVANVTEALVERATQFIRFPADEASMQALKDEFYGLAGMPGVIGVVDCIHVAIKAPNAEDLSYVNRKGLHSLNCLMVCDIRGALMTVETNWPGSLQDYAVLQQSSLNSHFEAGMHKDSWLLGDSSFFLRTWLMTPLHIPETPAEYRYNMAHSATHSVIEKTFRTLCSRFRCLDGSKGALQYSPEKSSHIILACCVLHNISLEHGMDVWSSPMTGPMEQPPEEEFEHMESLDLEADRIRQELMLTHFS; encoded by the exons ATGGCTATACCAATAACAGTGCTTGACTGTGATCTCTTGCTGTATGGCCGAGGTCACCGCACACTGGACCGCTTTAAGCTGGATGACGTGACTGATGAATACTTGATGTCCATGTATGGGTTTCCTCGACAGTTCATTTATTACTTGGTGGAGCTCTTGGGGGCAAGTCTTTCTAGACCTACTCAGAGATCCAGAGCTATTAGCCCAGAGACACAGATCCTTGCAGCACTGGGCTTCTATACTTCAGGTTCCTTCCAGACTCGGATGGGAGATGCTATTGGAATCAGTCAGGCATCTATGAGTCGATGTGTTGCCAATGTCACCGAAGCACTTGTGGAAAGAGCCACACAGTTCATTCGCTTTCCAGCTGATGAAGCCTCCATGCAGGCTCTAAAGGATGAATTCTATGGCTTGGCAGGGATGCCAGGGGTAATAGGGGTGGTTGACTGTATCCATGTGGCAATCAAGGCACCAAATGCTGAAGACCTCTCCTATGTGAATCGCAAAGGTCTGCATTCTTTGAACTGCCTGATGGTGTGTGACATCAGAGGGGCACTAATGACTGTGGAGACCAACTGGCCAGGCAGCCTACAGGACTATGCTGTGCTACAGCAGTCTTCCCTCAATAGTCATTTTGAAGCTGGAATGCACAAAGATAGCTGGCTGCTCG GTGACAGTTCCTTCTTTCTGCGTACTTGGCTCATGACCCCCCTTCACATTCCTGAAACTCCAGCCGAATATCGTTATAATATGGCCCATTCTGCAACTCACAGTGTGATTGAGAAGACTTTCCGAACTCTCTGCTCCCGATTCCGCTGCCTGGATGGATCTAAGGGAGCACTGCAATACTCACCAGAGAAGTCTAGCCACATTATCTTGGCTTGTTGTGTCCTCCACAACATCTCCCTGGAGCATGGGATGGATGTTTGGTCCTCTCCAATGACAGGACCCATGGAACAGCCCCCTGAAGAAGAGTTTGAGCACATGGAGTCTTTGGACCTAGAGGCTGACCGAATCCGTCAGGAGCTGATGCTCACTCATTTTAGCTAA